In one Brevibacillus choshinensis genomic region, the following are encoded:
- a CDS encoding BMP family ABC transporter substrate-binding protein, whose protein sequence is MPKLHPFPVLFTGLVAGLLLLITSQFLISMTHLQVINERGHSTDKLRVALLLEGPTYDQGWNSSALESMKELQKRFGFSLEIANNLKPDQLKAAATKYASNDYDLILGHGVIFSDPFTQVARSYPNTRFVSFNGEAPYPNQTTIRYDMKPTGYLVGMFAAKMSRTGKVGYILVDKPPEFAQVNGFQEGVKKASPHTNVVIGKVPDFNDIAGAVRTTREMIAQGVDVIYTTGDSFNLEVITEAQRAKVYTIGYIADQRYIAPDYVLASMVQDVRQCYRIIMEQFTQNKLPSGKVMYGLGEGVNQFSPFGPMVPQKIREEIDRELKQLLQHPVSFGG, encoded by the coding sequence ATGCCCAAACTGCACCCATTCCCCGTCCTATTTACCGGTTTGGTCGCTGGGTTGCTATTGCTCATTACGAGCCAATTTCTCATCAGCATGACACATCTTCAAGTCATAAATGAACGAGGACATTCTACAGACAAGCTCCGGGTCGCTTTGCTTCTCGAAGGCCCTACATACGACCAGGGCTGGAACAGCAGTGCACTAGAGAGCATGAAGGAACTTCAGAAGAGGTTTGGATTCTCACTAGAAATCGCTAACAACCTTAAACCTGATCAGTTAAAGGCTGCAGCCACCAAGTACGCGTCCAATGACTACGACTTGATTCTCGGCCATGGCGTTATTTTCTCAGATCCTTTTACACAAGTGGCACGGTCTTATCCGAATACCCGCTTTGTCTCCTTTAATGGCGAAGCACCGTATCCCAATCAAACGACAATTCGTTACGACATGAAGCCAACAGGCTATCTGGTCGGCATGTTTGCGGCCAAAATGTCTCGTACGGGAAAGGTCGGCTACATCCTCGTGGACAAGCCCCCTGAATTTGCTCAAGTCAACGGATTCCAGGAGGGTGTCAAAAAAGCCTCCCCACACACGAATGTCGTCATAGGAAAAGTGCCGGACTTTAATGACATCGCGGGCGCTGTACGCACCACACGGGAAATGATTGCCCAAGGGGTAGATGTCATCTACACCACAGGCGACAGCTTCAACCTGGAAGTGATCACGGAAGCACAGCGAGCCAAAGTCTACACCATCGGGTATATCGCAGACCAGCGATACATTGCCCCTGATTACGTCCTTGCCTCGATGGTACAGGATGTGCGCCAGTGCTATCGCATCATCATGGAGCAATTTACACAGAACAAGCTTCCGAGCGGGAAAGTCATGTACGGCTTGGGAGAAGGCGTCAATCAGTTCAGTCCTTTTGGTCCCATGGTTCCACAAAAGATTCGGGAAGAAATAGACAGGGAGTTGAAACAGCTCCTTCAACACCCTGTTTCGTTTGGAGGATAG
- the ald gene encoding alanine dehydrogenase, with amino-acid sequence MIVGIPKEIKNNENRVAITPAGVAALVQNGHSVVVENNAGKGSNFTNEDYSAQGAKIVETAAEAWAVDMVMKVKEPLPSEYGYFREGLILFTYLHLAPEPELTRALMEKKVVAIAYETIQLDNGALPLLMPMSEVAGRMSVQIGAQFLEKQYGGKGVLLGGVPGVPKGEVVVIGGGIVGTNAAKMALGLGANVTILDVNADRLRQLDDLFQGRVQTLISNSFNIASAVKKADLLVGAVLIPGARAPRLVTEDMVKDMTPGSVIVDVAIDQGGSIETVDRITTHDNPTYEKHGVIHYAVANMPGAVARTSTLALTNVTVPYAVQLANKGYAQAIRDNKALAKGVNVIDGKVSYKAVADAHNLPYASVEEVLLVKN; translated from the coding sequence ATGATCGTCGGAATTCCAAAAGAAATTAAAAACAACGAAAACCGCGTAGCAATCACCCCTGCAGGTGTAGCAGCGCTGGTACAAAACGGACACAGCGTTGTCGTAGAAAACAATGCAGGTAAAGGTAGCAACTTTACCAATGAAGACTATTCCGCACAAGGTGCGAAGATCGTAGAAACCGCAGCAGAAGCATGGGCTGTCGACATGGTCATGAAAGTAAAAGAACCACTTCCTTCCGAGTACGGCTATTTCCGCGAAGGTCTGATTCTCTTCACATATCTGCACTTGGCTCCAGAACCTGAGCTCACTCGTGCTCTGATGGAGAAAAAAGTAGTGGCAATAGCTTATGAAACCATCCAGCTCGACAATGGCGCATTGCCGCTTCTGATGCCAATGTCTGAAGTTGCGGGCCGTATGTCCGTACAAATCGGTGCACAATTCCTGGAAAAACAATATGGCGGAAAAGGCGTTCTGCTCGGTGGCGTACCAGGTGTGCCAAAAGGCGAAGTTGTCGTAATTGGCGGTGGTATCGTAGGAACAAACGCAGCGAAAATGGCACTTGGACTGGGTGCAAACGTGACAATTCTCGACGTAAACGCAGACCGTCTGCGTCAATTGGATGACCTGTTCCAAGGTCGCGTACAAACACTGATCTCCAACTCCTTCAACATCGCTAGCGCGGTGAAAAAGGCTGACCTGCTGGTAGGTGCGGTTCTGATCCCTGGTGCTCGTGCTCCTCGCCTCGTAACCGAGGATATGGTAAAAGACATGACTCCAGGCTCCGTTATCGTAGACGTAGCGATTGACCAAGGTGGTTCGATTGAAACGGTAGATCGCATCACGACTCACGACAACCCAACGTATGAAAAACACGGCGTCATCCACTATGCAGTAGCAAATATGCCGGGTGCAGTCGCTCGTACATCTACTCTGGCTTTGACCAACGTAACGGTTCCTTACGCAGTTCAACTGGCAAACAAAGGCTATGCGCAAGCAATCCGCGACAACAAAGCGCTCGCAAAAGGCGTAAACGTCATCGATGGCAAAGTAAGCTACAAAGCAGTTGCTGATGCACATAACCTGCCATATGCTTCTGTAGAAGAAGTACTCTTGGTGAAAAACTAA
- a CDS encoding spore germination protein, whose protein sequence is MTREEEILSLFSHCSDVVVMRFVTNENQPMLLVYCQGLVDLKQMQEVVLPQLNRDLSQGDIRSLPLSFLVDDQDLWVDRLFAGDLLLFLGEAPPFAWDISNRPQRTTEEANTEVSIKGPRDGFTEDLSANVALIRKRLRTLTLSYEDFTLGTRSRTRVALLYMRDSAPPDLIEDIRERLRGSQSKKNVNSAILEKQLSDRTYSLFPLVDYTGRPDYSIFMLMQGKAIVLVDGSPVALIAPVTLLELIKSPEDDQYPIVYVWMERILRLGGIWISVFLPGFWIALSSYNIEEFPFQLLATVTQGRKGLPFSAPMELLGVLFIFEFLREAGARLPKTVGQTLALVGALIIGDASIRAGFTSPSMLFIGSLTVVASFTLINQSLSGAVTCARFFVFLLSATVGTYGFVISIITIIYYLSTLTSFGRPYLLLQSSNILSTLYIALFRPLIIIFKQSKKKGRDVS, encoded by the coding sequence ATGACGCGTGAGGAAGAGATTCTGAGTTTGTTCTCCCACTGTTCTGATGTAGTGGTTATGCGCTTTGTCACGAACGAGAACCAACCAATGCTTCTTGTCTACTGTCAGGGACTTGTCGACCTGAAACAAATGCAAGAAGTCGTGCTCCCTCAACTCAACAGAGATTTGTCTCAAGGTGACATCCGTTCTCTCCCCCTCTCCTTTCTTGTCGATGATCAGGACCTGTGGGTGGATCGATTGTTTGCCGGGGATCTTCTGCTATTTTTGGGTGAAGCACCTCCCTTTGCATGGGATATATCCAATCGTCCACAGAGGACTACCGAAGAAGCAAATACCGAAGTATCGATCAAAGGGCCGCGGGACGGGTTCACCGAAGACCTTTCTGCCAACGTCGCCCTCATCCGCAAGCGGTTGCGGACACTCACCCTCTCCTATGAGGATTTTACGCTCGGTACCCGTTCCCGTACGAGAGTTGCTCTTCTCTACATGCGAGATAGCGCTCCTCCAGACCTCATAGAGGACATTCGGGAGCGTTTACGTGGTAGCCAATCGAAGAAAAACGTAAACAGCGCCATTTTGGAGAAGCAGCTGAGTGACCGAACGTATTCTTTATTTCCACTCGTTGACTACACTGGACGTCCAGACTACTCCATTTTCATGCTGATGCAAGGAAAAGCCATTGTATTGGTCGACGGATCGCCGGTGGCATTGATTGCCCCTGTCACCCTGCTGGAGCTGATCAAGTCTCCCGAGGACGACCAATATCCCATCGTCTATGTATGGATGGAACGCATTCTTCGTCTCGGTGGCATTTGGATCTCTGTCTTCCTGCCCGGTTTCTGGATCGCGCTCTCCTCTTACAATATTGAGGAGTTTCCTTTTCAGCTATTGGCGACCGTTACTCAAGGAAGAAAAGGTCTTCCGTTCTCCGCGCCCATGGAATTGTTAGGCGTTTTGTTTATCTTCGAATTTTTACGTGAAGCTGGCGCCAGGCTCCCAAAGACTGTCGGACAAACGCTTGCACTCGTGGGCGCACTCATCATCGGAGATGCCTCGATTCGTGCTGGGTTTACTTCCCCTTCGATGCTCTTCATTGGATCGCTCACAGTCGTCGCTTCCTTTACCTTGATCAACCAATCGTTAAGTGGTGCCGTTACTTGTGCTCGTTTCTTCGTATTTTTGCTTTCTGCGACAGTGGGCACTTACGGCTTTGTGATCAGCATCATTACGATCATCTACTATTTGTCCACCTTGACCTCTTTCGGGAGACCTTACTTGCTACTCCAGTCTTCCAATATTCTTTCTACGCTGTATATCGCTTTATTTCGACCACTTATTATTATCTTCAAGCAAAGCAAGAAAAAAGGAAGGGATGTCAGTTGA
- a CDS encoding sensor histidine kinase: MSVLTNLGFQKKMMLSYLVMMLLIGCVTSLFSYQMTKVTSDEMHLTQSILPQTSALLEVKNQIYTKTYSLKTYTLTRDQSYLDDYYTNLIDTSRFAGIPHTEENSELFTIIESISKLDFLFLNKINPLLKAGNVPAVSYVLSHEVQPLIDQLERDLSFSLNQLEYKTNKEFQSTNDSIKVSLILTYSVSVASILFGLFCTFYFRNQLLRPIQSLMQQVREVSKGTFGQQIVYKHQDEFSELAAEFNKMSTNIATLFAQDKAQRQVLIEERNVREQILNSLPVGIITRPYVSVDVHVNRLAKHLVKLDANGYPVMKDSATLWEGAGNSPWFVNRKMTLLKHDETPFTALVSYIPLHNHQHEHETGWMVALLDITEQEQVQEYLNQSEKLAMVGQLAAGAAHEIRNPLTVIYGFIQLLQQRLSNQEQERHYLPLILQEIERVNRIVTELLMLSKPSLPNYREVKLAEVFHSILPLMKAEALLHGIEIVDRCDSDTRIHVDVEQLKQILLNLMKNSIEAMKEGGILTVESRLDEHAVHLHVRDTGDGISPEYLVRIFDPFFSLKEEGTGLGLPISRRMVENHGGDIQVNSKLGEGTEIIISLPLQPHLP; encoded by the coding sequence ATGTCAGTGCTTACTAATCTGGGATTCCAGAAAAAAATGATGCTCAGCTATCTTGTGATGATGCTCTTGATCGGTTGCGTGACCAGCTTGTTCAGCTACCAAATGACCAAAGTCACTTCGGACGAGATGCATTTGACCCAAAGTATCTTGCCGCAGACAAGCGCCCTCTTGGAAGTCAAAAATCAGATCTACACGAAAACGTACTCGTTGAAGACGTATACGCTCACACGCGATCAGTCTTACCTGGACGATTACTACACCAATCTCATTGATACATCGCGCTTTGCTGGCATTCCTCATACGGAAGAAAACAGCGAGCTTTTTACCATCATCGAGTCCATCTCGAAGCTGGATTTTTTGTTTTTGAACAAGATCAATCCGCTGCTAAAGGCAGGCAACGTACCTGCCGTCAGCTATGTACTCTCGCATGAGGTTCAACCGCTGATAGATCAGCTGGAACGAGACCTTTCCTTTTCCCTGAATCAACTGGAGTACAAGACGAATAAAGAATTCCAGAGTACAAACGACAGCATCAAAGTCTCTTTGATCCTGACCTATTCGGTATCTGTCGCTTCCATCTTGTTCGGTTTGTTTTGCACCTTTTACTTTCGCAATCAGCTGCTACGCCCTATCCAGTCCCTGATGCAGCAGGTCCGTGAAGTATCAAAAGGAACGTTTGGCCAACAGATCGTCTACAAGCATCAGGACGAGTTTTCCGAACTCGCTGCCGAATTCAACAAGATGTCCACGAACATCGCAACCTTGTTTGCACAGGATAAAGCGCAACGCCAGGTATTAATCGAGGAGAGAAACGTGCGTGAGCAAATCCTCAACTCTCTCCCTGTCGGTATTATTACGCGACCTTACGTTTCCGTGGATGTCCACGTGAACCGTCTGGCAAAGCATCTGGTGAAGCTGGATGCCAACGGGTACCCAGTGATGAAGGACTCCGCTACTCTATGGGAAGGCGCGGGAAATTCCCCCTGGTTTGTGAACCGGAAAATGACCCTGTTGAAGCACGACGAGACACCTTTCACTGCTTTGGTATCCTATATCCCCCTGCACAACCACCAACATGAGCATGAGACCGGTTGGATGGTCGCCCTCCTGGATATTACTGAGCAGGAGCAAGTGCAGGAATACTTGAATCAATCGGAAAAGCTGGCCATGGTCGGGCAGCTGGCAGCCGGAGCCGCGCATGAAATTCGCAATCCGCTGACCGTCATTTACGGCTTCATCCAGCTTTTGCAGCAGCGACTGTCTAATCAGGAGCAGGAACGTCACTATTTGCCACTCATCTTGCAGGAAATCGAACGGGTCAATCGAATCGTCACGGAGCTGTTGATGCTTTCCAAACCGTCTTTACCGAATTATCGCGAGGTCAAACTCGCAGAAGTGTTTCATTCGATTCTGCCTTTGATGAAAGCAGAGGCGTTGCTGCATGGCATTGAAATCGTCGACCGATGCGATTCGGATACGCGCATTCACGTTGATGTAGAGCAGTTGAAGCAGATCCTCCTCAATTTGATGAAAAACAGCATCGAAGCCATGAAAGAAGGCGGCATTCTCACTGTCGAGAGCCGCCTGGACGAACATGCTGTACACCTTCATGTGCGTGATACGGGAGATGGCATATCGCCAGAATATCTTGTCCGTATTTTTGACCCGTTTTTCTCTTTAAAAGAAGAAGGAACCGGTCTCGGATTGCCAATCTCCCGCAGAATGGTGGAAAACCACGGAGGAGACATTCAAGTAAACAGCAAGCTGGGAGAAGGGACAGAAATCATTATCTCGTTGCCTCTCCAGCCTCACTTGCCTTAG
- a CDS encoding GerAB/ArcD/ProY family transporter: MKVDGKIGIGQAIMTMMLTIGITNHVTVIPLLLSEAKRDSWLSVLGAAIPFLGWACMLAFINTRIDQQSLSHWLKRTSGKFVSYLILIPILLSLYLMALVHLIDTQTWTTVNYLPLTPEWMTAFILIAICIIASLGGIGPLGMTSAILLPIVAMLGFFVAFGNVPKKDYSLMLPVFQHGVTPILHGMIYAGGGFAELVLLLLLQHHVRKPLRLVHFVTMIIITVILTLSPLTGAISEFGPIESSRQRFPAFEQWRLLTIGKDIENMEFFAIFQWLSGSFIRISLCLLLMAEILEVRTRKARALVLLVLGGSMIAITSLPFSDMAFVGFLTDVYYPLYLIVVVVVTLAVAGLALRKRSREGNADHDA, encoded by the coding sequence ATGAAAGTGGACGGGAAAATCGGAATTGGCCAAGCAATCATGACCATGATGCTGACCATCGGAATTACCAATCACGTTACTGTCATCCCGCTTCTGCTCAGCGAAGCCAAAAGAGATTCTTGGTTGAGTGTTCTCGGAGCAGCCATCCCATTTTTGGGTTGGGCATGCATGCTTGCATTCATAAACACCCGTATCGATCAGCAATCGCTTAGTCACTGGCTCAAACGTACAAGCGGAAAATTTGTCAGCTACCTTATTCTGATCCCGATCCTTTTGTCTCTGTATCTCATGGCACTTGTTCATTTAATTGATACACAAACTTGGACCACAGTGAATTATTTACCGCTTACGCCTGAGTGGATGACTGCTTTCATTTTGATTGCCATCTGTATCATCGCATCACTCGGGGGTATTGGTCCTCTAGGCATGACATCCGCGATCTTGCTCCCGATCGTGGCTATGCTTGGTTTTTTTGTTGCTTTTGGAAACGTGCCAAAAAAAGACTATAGCCTCATGCTTCCTGTTTTTCAGCATGGTGTAACTCCGATTCTGCACGGAATGATTTACGCGGGTGGCGGATTCGCTGAATTGGTGCTCCTTCTCTTACTTCAGCATCACGTGAGAAAACCTTTGCGACTCGTTCATTTCGTTACCATGATTATCATTACCGTCATCCTTACTTTAAGCCCTCTTACCGGTGCGATCTCCGAATTTGGCCCTATCGAATCCTCCCGCCAGCGGTTCCCTGCCTTTGAACAATGGCGACTGCTGACGATCGGAAAAGACATTGAGAACATGGAGTTTTTCGCAATATTCCAGTGGCTGTCGGGCTCTTTCATTCGGATCTCGCTTTGCCTATTGCTGATGGCAGAAATATTGGAAGTACGAACCCGTAAAGCTCGTGCTCTCGTGTTGCTGGTACTGGGAGGAAGCATGATCGCCATCACAAGCCTTCCTTTTAGCGACATGGCGTTTGTTGGATTTTTGACCGACGTATATTACCCTCTCTATCTAATCGTAGTTGTCGTCGTTACACTTGCAGTTGCTGGACTTGCCCTGAGGAAACGTAGCAGAGAGGGGAACGCTGACCATGACGCGTGA
- a CDS encoding PucR family transcriptional regulator — MSLQPNFFQQYQHADIDELADVIGELLQNPITIEDADHKLIAYSSHGESTDQARWSTIMGRRVPEKVLTRLWKDGVFQALLTQDDPVHVPAKDEIGLGKRVAIAIRRSNDVLGYIWAQEVNRPITADDDEILRQAARAAVARLMQRQGKRKAEEQRRKEFLWELLLGNHSSETAIRQKADSLQMQLPTSYLICIVEASGARLDQYLYPLLMRDKLYWVVDGSQIILLIGLTETKKEQNDVLIRKVEQFLADSLEKLEAHVSEGQVTAGYGLGYKTYTDIVKSYREALHAVKVKKLFPRETEGIHGYHELGIYRYLLQVKQWEEEQGYRNERIEKLKQYDRDNQTAMLETLETFLDAAGKVNVTAQRLHVHINTLSYRLRRIEEIVRVDLENMNQRAALYLELKMAKLNSEQ, encoded by the coding sequence GTGTCTCTTCAACCGAATTTTTTTCAGCAGTATCAGCATGCTGATATCGATGAACTAGCCGATGTGATTGGAGAGCTCCTGCAAAATCCCATTACAATCGAGGATGCTGACCATAAATTGATAGCATACAGCTCGCATGGGGAGAGTACAGATCAGGCGCGCTGGTCGACGATCATGGGGCGGAGAGTGCCAGAGAAAGTATTGACCCGCTTGTGGAAAGACGGTGTATTTCAGGCGCTCTTGACTCAGGACGATCCCGTGCACGTACCGGCCAAGGACGAGATTGGGCTGGGCAAGCGCGTAGCGATCGCGATCAGGCGCAGCAATGACGTGTTAGGCTATATCTGGGCGCAAGAGGTAAACCGTCCGATCACGGCAGATGACGATGAAATCCTGCGCCAGGCTGCACGAGCCGCTGTTGCTCGACTCATGCAGCGCCAGGGAAAACGAAAGGCAGAGGAACAGCGGCGAAAAGAGTTCCTCTGGGAGCTATTACTTGGCAATCACAGCAGCGAGACTGCGATCCGACAAAAAGCAGACAGCTTGCAGATGCAATTGCCCACCTCTTACCTGATTTGTATCGTCGAAGCATCAGGTGCGAGGCTCGACCAGTATTTGTATCCTTTATTGATGCGCGACAAGCTGTACTGGGTCGTGGACGGCTCGCAAATCATTTTGCTGATCGGATTGACCGAGACGAAGAAAGAACAAAACGACGTGTTGATTCGAAAAGTGGAGCAGTTTCTGGCCGACTCTCTGGAAAAGCTGGAGGCGCACGTCAGTGAAGGTCAGGTCACCGCGGGATATGGGCTGGGGTACAAGACGTATACGGATATTGTGAAAAGCTACAGGGAAGCACTCCACGCGGTAAAGGTGAAAAAACTATTTCCGCGGGAAACGGAGGGCATCCACGGGTATCACGAGCTGGGCATATATCGCTATCTGCTGCAGGTAAAGCAATGGGAAGAGGAGCAAGGGTACCGCAACGAGAGGATCGAAAAGCTCAAGCAGTACGACAGAGACAATCAGACGGCGATGCTGGAGACACTGGAGACGTTTCTCGATGCTGCAGGCAAAGTCAATGTGACCGCCCAGAGGCTGCACGTCCACATCAATACGTTGAGCTACCGACTCCGTAGAATTGAAGAGATCGTACGGGTGGATCTGGAGAATATGAACCAGCGTGCCGCTCTTTATTTGGAGCTGAAAATGGCGAAGTTAAATAGCGAACAATAG
- a CDS encoding helix-turn-helix domain-containing protein yields the protein MESNLGKLIKALRVGKKKTLKQISEKTELSISFLSQVERGKSSITLESLKKISEALEVSPSYFFADEPAQSKTLLRRGSHEPERSHLAPFVYEDLSGDLANPSMEPILVTLQPHDEKGTPFVHKGQEFVYVLEGVLTLLLGDEEYDLYPGDSIHMESSTPHNWFNRTSERVRFLCVNSMHKA from the coding sequence ATGGAATCCAACTTGGGAAAACTCATTAAAGCATTGCGTGTCGGCAAAAAAAAGACACTTAAGCAAATATCAGAAAAAACGGAACTGTCGATAAGCTTTTTGTCACAGGTGGAGAGAGGAAAGTCATCGATCACTCTGGAGTCATTAAAAAAAATATCAGAGGCACTTGAGGTCAGTCCGAGTTATTTTTTCGCGGATGAGCCTGCACAATCCAAAACCTTGCTGCGAAGAGGGAGTCACGAACCAGAGCGGTCACACTTGGCTCCCTTTGTCTACGAAGACCTGTCTGGTGATCTTGCCAATCCCTCCATGGAGCCGATTTTGGTCACGCTCCAGCCGCATGACGAAAAGGGTACTCCCTTTGTGCACAAAGGCCAGGAGTTTGTATACGTTTTAGAAGGGGTTCTTACTTTGCTGCTCGGGGACGAGGAGTACGATCTCTATCCGGGCGACAGCATTCATATGGAATCTTCTACACCTCACAACTGGTTTAACCGGACTTCGGAACGGGTCAGATTTCTCTGTGTCAACTCCATGCACAAAGCATGA
- a CDS encoding Ger(x)C family spore germination protein, producing the protein MRRKWMASVLVICSLTLLSGCWDQKSIQDMIYLSAIGVDYVDNEYVIYAQSSDLASVAKQEAPSGGVSPPAVVSIGRGETLQNAIDNLQKNSQVPLFNGFVSSLIYHERILKKDILPTYDILNRYGLFRYTKWVFGTREPLQDILSNHSLTGFSPLISLLHQPHEVYKQRSFIEPIQFYKFISRYWEPGNTIILPNITIHKKSWKENNKFVSRLSIDGIHAIHRGQWEGFFSNTDLLGLRWLNPHTEFGSIIIRVKDKPRATLRVKNVSVDILPVQLGEKPRFHVTVRLKGFVRELMSKISVEEIKMVAEKEVAEQIRETFLKGVERGTDLYGFEEVLYRRDINAWKQFAKNHANKISADALEGVTVNVYLSDSGKMKKNWYQYPDDLLPK; encoded by the coding sequence TTGAGACGCAAATGGATGGCTAGCGTCTTGGTCATTTGCTCGCTCACCCTACTCAGCGGTTGCTGGGATCAGAAATCTATTCAAGATATGATTTACCTGTCTGCAATCGGAGTCGATTATGTCGATAACGAATACGTGATTTACGCCCAGTCGTCCGATCTCGCCAGTGTTGCCAAGCAGGAAGCTCCTTCGGGCGGAGTTTCTCCCCCCGCTGTCGTTTCGATCGGTCGAGGGGAGACGTTGCAAAACGCCATAGACAATCTACAAAAAAACTCACAGGTTCCCCTATTTAACGGCTTCGTTTCCTCTCTGATCTATCATGAGCGGATATTGAAAAAAGATATTTTGCCAACCTACGACATTTTGAATCGCTATGGCCTTTTCCGCTACACCAAATGGGTGTTTGGCACGCGAGAACCGCTTCAGGACATACTGAGCAACCACTCCTTGACAGGGTTCTCACCGTTGATTTCCCTGCTGCATCAGCCTCATGAAGTCTACAAACAGCGCTCTTTCATTGAACCCATTCAGTTCTACAAGTTTATATCTCGCTACTGGGAGCCCGGCAATACGATCATTCTGCCGAACATCACGATTCACAAGAAATCATGGAAAGAAAACAACAAGTTCGTCTCTCGCCTCTCGATCGATGGCATCCATGCCATTCACCGGGGTCAATGGGAAGGTTTCTTCTCAAATACCGACCTGCTGGGTCTGCGGTGGTTGAACCCGCATACTGAGTTTGGATCCATAATCATTCGAGTTAAGGACAAGCCCCGAGCGACATTGCGAGTCAAGAATGTAAGCGTGGACATCCTACCCGTTCAATTGGGAGAAAAGCCTCGCTTCCATGTAACCGTTCGTTTAAAGGGCTTTGTCCGTGAACTCATGAGCAAAATCTCTGTGGAAGAGATCAAGATGGTTGCTGAAAAGGAGGTTGCGGAGCAAATACGGGAAACTTTTTTGAAAGGAGTCGAACGCGGAACTGATCTGTACGGCTTTGAAGAAGTGCTGTACAGAAGAGATATTAACGCTTGGAAGCAATTTGCCAAAAACCACGCGAACAAGATATCAGCAGATGCTCTCGAAGGTGTGACTGTAAACGTCTACCTGAGTGATTCCGGGAAAATGAAAAAAAACTGGTATCAGTATCCGGATGATCTGCTTCCGAAATGA
- a CDS encoding ornithine cyclodeaminase family protein has translation MLILTREDIQRIYTMKECLCDVEKVFRDHTEGHVVTPVRTAIDHPKYGATSLYMPSYLESDDYVAVKIISIFPENHAHGIKSLQSVILLTEAKTGQHVAMMDASLLTVMRTGASTGVATKYLAKEDASSCAVLGCGAQSLGQIQAVMEVRQLTQIVLYNRTRAKADELKETLLAYYPEWHGEITVVEDANEAVEKADIVICSTKATAPLFDGARLRPGTHVNAIGAFLPHMQEVDLTTVLQSSKVVVDTEEGALHEAGDLLIPVSKGEWSFDELYAELGEIVTGKKVGREHADEITLYKSVGIAYLDTAVAKTVYERALVAGVGTSISL, from the coding sequence ATGCTCATCTTGACCCGAGAGGATATCCAACGCATCTATACCATGAAAGAATGCTTGTGCGATGTAGAGAAAGTATTCCGTGATCATACGGAAGGACATGTGGTGACACCTGTGCGTACAGCCATTGATCATCCCAAATACGGAGCGACCAGCTTGTACATGCCCTCGTATCTAGAGTCCGATGATTACGTAGCCGTGAAGATCATCAGCATCTTTCCAGAAAACCATGCACATGGGATCAAGTCCCTCCAGAGCGTGATTCTCTTGACGGAGGCCAAAACCGGTCAGCATGTCGCGATGATGGATGCGAGCCTGCTTACGGTAATGCGCACAGGTGCCAGCACCGGAGTGGCTACCAAGTACTTGGCCAAGGAAGATGCTTCGAGCTGCGCCGTGCTCGGTTGTGGCGCACAGTCACTGGGACAAATACAGGCAGTGATGGAAGTCCGTCAGCTGACACAGATCGTCCTGTACAACCGCACGAGAGCCAAGGCGGACGAACTGAAGGAAACACTCCTCGCCTATTATCCGGAATGGCACGGAGAGATCACGGTCGTGGAAGACGCAAATGAAGCAGTGGAGAAAGCTGATATTGTGATCTGCAGTACAAAAGCGACTGCTCCACTCTTTGATGGTGCACGTCTGCGACCTGGCACTCACGTCAACGCAATCGGTGCTTTCCTCCCACATATGCAGGAGGTCGATCTGACGACGGTGCTCCAAAGTAGCAAGGTCGTCGTCGATACCGAAGAAGGCGCTCTGCACGAAGCGGGCGATCTGCTCATCCCGGTCAGCAAAGGTGAATGGAGCTTTGATGAACTGTACGCAGAGCTGGGTGAAATCGTGACGGGCAAAAAAGTGGGTCGCGAGCATGCAGACGAAATTACGTTGTACAAATCAGTAGGGATTGCTTATCTGGATACTGCTGTGGCGAAGACCGTCTATGAGCGGGCGTTGGTGGCTGGTGTGGGGACAAGCATTTCCCTCTAA
- a CDS encoding response regulator yields the protein MARVLIVDDAAFTRRMLTDMVGGQHEICGEASNGLEAIEKYKLLKPDIVTMDITMPEMHGIDAMEEILDYDGNAKVLICSAIGHRQKVLEAMKKGARDFIVKPFQKEQILDAITRIL from the coding sequence ATGGCCCGAGTGCTGATTGTAGACGATGCTGCCTTCACGAGACGTATGCTGACTGACATGGTGGGTGGACAACACGAGATCTGTGGCGAGGCTAGCAACGGTTTGGAGGCAATTGAAAAATACAAATTACTAAAGCCTGACATCGTGACGATGGATATCACGATGCCAGAGATGCACGGGATCGACGCGATGGAAGAGATTCTGGATTATGATGGCAATGCCAAGGTGCTGATCTGTTCAGCGATCGGTCACAGGCAAAAGGTCCTCGAAGCCATGAAAAAAGGGGCACGTGACTTTATCGTCAAGCCATTCCAGAAAGAACAGATTCTAGATGCGATCACCCGTATTCTATAG